From the genome of Glycine soja cultivar W05 chromosome 14, ASM419377v2, whole genome shotgun sequence:
ttaatttttaaatgtttaccttttgaatttattattgtttattaattattttttttaattaaaatataattaataacacaatatatgtttttttaaatatataaataattaaaaaaaagtttatattaacattggttttttcaaaaaccgatgttaacatcattagttaacataagtttttggaaaaccgatgttaacgtatcacatgttaacatcggtttttgaaaaaatcgatgttaacgcgtgatatgttaacatcggttttttggaaaaccgatgttaagaataatactttatttacaaatatgccaccgcgtttaatttaacatcggttttgttcaaaaccgatgttaataaaccgatgttaaaactgctttttgTAATAGTGAAATTTTAgtttaaactataaaatcataaaataagactcaataaattaataagtaagacttaatttatatttgaaaaaactaattgaaaaattagttaaaaaagttTGAAAAGTTAGTTAGTAGTTAaaaattgaaagttaaaaaattaatttattaaattataaatttttaataaaattagttattgaagtaattaaaaagcataaaatgataaaaaataataaaatcataatttattttaaaaaatactattttaattaGCATTTCAAAAAAACACGATAAATTATTAAGAAGAGACTGAAAAATATCTATTTACCAATCAATCAGacaaatttttcaattaataaaaaaattaaaaactcacTTAAATATCCAACGAACCACTCCTTAAAAATTGTGAtttcaactaacaaaaaaatgttaaaagtatgtaacatattttcaatgaaataaCTACTGACCGGAATTATTTAAGGAATAGTACATATAACTTACAATTTGGTATGTGTAAATTTAGAGTACATATAAAGTCTGGAACCCAGTTTGTTCCTTCAAGCTAATAAACCAATAAAAACTTTATCCATGTTTAAGACACTGACTTTAAGCATAATAAACCAATACAACTTTATGATAAGAAACACAGATACAAGAAATTTTATCTCAATTTCCTTGTTTGCATTTATTTAGGGTTAGCAAAATTCTAGAAACATTTTCCCCTGCAAAGCCCAGttagataatttaaaattatgcattaataatatgtaacacacataaaataaaatactctttttttctttactttaccGTCCACATATGGTTTCGCAcaagtgcattttttttcatccaatCTTCTAATTATTGTAAAGACTTCTCAACGACTTTAAGTTGACTTGCTAGTAGTGATGTCAATGTTTCGAAATTTCCTATGCAATTacgattgtttttttaaatttgggtAACCTTGCACAAAACTCTTGTTCCAATTCTATAATAATAAACGCACATCTTACATCAATTTTTGTAGAAGATAATTTTGAAActttaaataattagtaaacaaaaaattaatactatATAATTATCTAATTTTACAAGGGGTTTATAACGTATGGTTTCAATATTGAACGTACGAcagcaattaaattaaaaaaataaataaatactcatTTTGTACTTTTATTACTATTCCataaagaatatattatttttatttctagaatataatttttaatatgttaacaTACTTCGAGTAAATTACAAAACACTTTGCAATTTCGTCTAATAAAATTCACACATTTTTTCCCTACAATAATCTCTATTAATTGTTAGAAATATACGTACTAGGCTGACACTTCATGTTAGTCAAAACTCAAAAAACAGATTACACAAAAAACAAGGAAGGTCCGAAAGGATATCTTGTTAGTTTCCGGGGGGAATCATAGCAGCGTccataatttattctaaaaCACATATTTGACACTATTAAACAATTAGGTAATCACATGTAAAATAATAGTCATAAAAATCAACCAACAAATCCACATATCAATTGTCAGTAAAatgtatttcaattaaattcatttcATAACACAATGACAAGGCttgcaaataaattaaaaaccatTCGAGCATTATTCATTTGTTAGAGGCAACACCATTGTGCTGATGTACATATCTCCACAGATAACCTGAAGAAAAGGCAAAATTTGGACTTTTCTCGGTGTTTCTATAACACCAACGTCCTCCTCATACTTAAAACTCAAAAGTTAATataattacacataaaagtaGTTATTTAGAACTTAGAAGGTGTGGACTAAAACCCTGAGGGGATAAATACAGACCTACAACCACTCCTCGTCATAAACGTTCCCCAGGGGAAATCAAAGATATTACTAATTGTTACAGTATTAAATTTCttattgttttgactttcaAACCCAACCCacccaattcaattcaattcaaattcaacACCGCGTTTAGCTCAGCAGCAACCATCACCATTCACCACCACTCCCTTCACATCTTAACGTGACGTTCCATTATGACAAAACCAAACCATCACGCGTTTTCCGTTTATTAATTTTCCTTCCAAATTCCAAGTTGCAGATAACGCGCACAGTGAcaacacacaacacaacaccAACCAAtcgtttataatattttatccaCATCATTCACCATGCACATCTACTACTCGTTACGAAAATATAGGCTACGACTTTTCCTCTTTCTGTTTCTTATGCGTTcgtttagaaacaaaaatatcttACAGCATACTGTATTAATTTCGAATTTGCAAATCGCGCAAAAAATctgttagaaaattaaaacaaaacaagaaatatcGCAGTGCATGAAATTCAGAATCAGTAATCATATTCATGAGTTTTAGTGACAAAGGAATTAAGAAAAACAACCATAAGTTTTCCATGAAAAGCAAGAATTATCATCAAATAACTAGAGAACTGAGTCCTACGAATATTCTACTAATCCTACTTGttcgttcttcaatcttcaaTCCCTAACCTAACACCTAAAGCCACATGTCACGGTAGAGAATGTACAGAGAACATGTTAATAACTACTTTATGTGCAGTTCTTAGCTCTTTCTAACAAAACATGAAGATGCGTAATCGAACGTACCTTTGAACAATGAACTTATTATTGGACTATTGATTTAAACCTAATTAAGAGCGAGTCATCATCTTTTTGAATTCCTCGAAGTTGACGTTGCCGTCGCCGTCGCCGTCGACGTTGCTGATCATTCTCCGGCAGTCACTGAGGGAGCACTTCTCGCCGAGATTCCGGAGCACGTGGTGCAACTCCTTCGCGGAGATGAGGCCGTTCTTGTCGACGTCGTAGAGATCGAACGCGTCGCGGAGCTCCTTCGAGTCGTCCTTTCCGGCGCCGCCATTGCAGTGAAAGTCCGCGAACTCCTTGAGGTCAATGAAACCGTCGCCGTTTTGGTCGAGCTCCTCGATCATGCGTTTCAACTCCTCGTCCGTCGTTTTGGATCCGAGCGCGGAGAGCATGTCCTTCAGCTCTGCCATAGAGATTTTTCCGTCGCCGTTCTTGTCGAACTTGTTGAAGATCTGCTGCACTTCGTCGTCCATGATCAAAAAGAGAGTGAAAAGAGAAGATGAAAAATCTCAGGGTCTCGAGTgcgttaggtttttttttttttttttggttctcACGCCAAACGGAACGGCGTTAATTTAGGGTTTGGTTGTTGTATTTATAGTGCGCCGTTTCTTTCACGCGGTTTCTTACTTAACGCGTTAAATGAAAGTGGGGACCACTGGCTTGATCAACGGCAATTGAGTGTAATGGACGATAAGGGAACGATGACGAGACCATTAGCCAATAGTATTTCGACGCGTGTCATACACATGATGGAGTGCACGAGAATATCGTTTGTGTGTGGGGAGTGGaggaaaaaccaaaaattatAGAAACAATTTTGGTATGAGTTAATCTTTTGCAATTAAATAGAAGAAGGACAATTTAtttctataataaataaaagtctACTTATATACGAGTGTGGGGTTAATGTCCCTTTCTTTCGGTTACGTATACAATGTGTATGATTATTATGACAgcttaattaatcatattgtaCCCTCGTACTTGGTAGTGGTACAACATCTACAAGTCTATAAAGGCTTTTTTTACTGCAACAATATAAAGGCTATATAAATctgttttatttacattttttgttgttgcttgtTACAGTGAAGTATATTTGGAAAATGGACCACCAGTGAAGTATGTGATTTACATGTAATTGGAGGTTAAGTTACCGGTTGGTTATAAATAGATGGaaacaaataatgaaaaaaaatctaaaattccAGTTAGGggttattttgtaaataataagaaattaaaattgttgaaattggtgaatttaaaatcaatttttaaatcatctacaacataaaactaaatatataaaaatagattaaaaatcaATTCTAAATTTAGAATGCGTAAAACTAACCATATGCTCAATGCACCAAGACACATCACGTCCAGTGATACAATTTTCTCATGCAGGTAACGAAACGTAGAAAATCAGAAGAAAGGCAGTGACTATAAATAGGAACTAGGAGTAAAGTAAGGTTTCATGCAGGTTTAATTATGTGCACGATCCACAACACAATTTCACATGGCCAGCTTGCTCTATGTGGTTTATGGTTCGACTCTGCTAACTTGACAAACAACATTATCAATGATTAATTAGCTCTtagtaaaatgtattttaaaacataaagtaTAGTTATATAactaattgaaaataaacattttaatttttttataatttcataatttattatatatgtacaaGCACTTAGGGGTTGTGCATTTGTGGTCTCTTTAGGTGGCTCTTAGGCTCTAtatttttagggatttggttcTCTATCATAGAGGTGTGTGGGTTTGGATGGTTTCTAGGCTTAATTGTTCATGGCAAAGGGTTTGTGGTGGTACTGCATATTGAGGGAGTGGTGACCTAAGCAAGTGGTAGTTAATGTTTGCAGGTGGTTTGATGTTGGCTTTTGGTTCTTTCTTTGTTGGCTTGGTTAATATAGGGGGTGGAGATTCTGTTTAGAGGTTGCTATGGGCAGTGTATCCAAAAGGGGGTGGTTTTGACTTTTCTATTCTGTGTAATGTGCTGGAGGTGTGGGTATATTGGTTGTTTGATAGGTACtggttcataaaaaataaaaataaaaagagttagGATTTtattgatgagatctcctttaGCCTTGGATCAGTGATGAATCCAGGTTAGGAAGAGATAGTATGCATATAAGTTATTCCTCACAGTATTTCCACAATCTGAGATTTTTCCACCCAAACCAGTCCCTATCTAAACAGAATACCCCTAATCGTCTCTTCCTATCTCTTCATAGCCTATCTTTGCCAAATTCTATTGAAATTCTAACTAACACTGATTAACTAAACTCCCTTAACTACCAGAAACCAACCCATTGGGCTTTACCTAACATAGAAGCCAGCAAGCTATAAAAGAAATGCGTTTGTTCATGAAGCTGAAATTTGGATGTAGTAAATGTATAAATTCTTCAATAATCAATCAACAATATGAAATCCTTCTTCATTAGCATTTAGAATAATCTAAATTTCTCAAATTTCTCAATGTTTTGCTGACTTTGTTAACCCACCCCCTTCTTATGGCTCTTGTGTATGGTTCCCAGAAATTGAATcctacattattattatattgtataaCACTTAGTGTTTTATGGCCTTGTTTGCTTGTTGAGTAGATCCATTTTACTAGACTTAAATTTTACAATATCAGAATTATGTCCATAATTGCGTGTTGCTGATTTTCAATTGTGCCctttactatataatttttCCTGCTGTTGAGTATGAAAGGCAAATGAGAATCTGATATCAAGATAAGTAAACTCAAATTTTGAgcattattctatttttttttataaatcagaAGTCATAGTTAGAGTTTCTCTTGGAAATTCATGCTCCATAAGAGTCTAATGCTTTATGCAACATGAACAGGTTGGTGAGGATGAATTTGGATATATGCTTGCCAATATACTCAAGGAAAATAATGTAAACAATGAAGGGATGCGTTTTGACCCTGGTGCACGAACTGCTTTAGCATTTGTTACATTGAGGAGTGATGGAGAGCGAGAGTTCATGTTTTATCGTAATCCCAGTGCTGATATGCTGCTCCAAGAAGATGAACTTGATTTGGACCTAATCAGAAAGGTAAAAACAAAAGCAGAATTTGTGGTAGTCAAACCAAAGCAAAATGTATGCCAGAATCCACGTGAGTTCTTCCAAGGGAAATGAGATCACTATTAAGCAAGTTATTCAACATTATTTATGTTGCATTTTTCTCATCTCAAGTAATCTTTGTTCAGTTACTCAAAATTACTTCATTGAACCAGTACCTTGTGAATTGTGTAAACATTAGAACTCACTGAGTAAGGATCTAATCTAAGGCATCGTTTTGATTGCTTATATAGCATTATTCTGTAGTTTAAGAACTCCCTTTCAGGTTTCCTTAATATCAGGTAAAACATCAaaatgattgccaagtctatgtTCCTTTTAATATTTTCCACTTTGACTCAATTCATAAATTCTAGTAATATTGTTCTATTATTTCTTTCTGGCAGGCCAAGATCTTCCATTATGGTTCTATAAGTCTTATAACAGAACCATGCAAATCAGCACACATTGCTGCAGCAAAAGATGCTGGTGTAGTTCTGTCTTATGACCCTAACCTGAGGCTTCCGTTATGGCCTTCTGCGGATAGTGCAAGAGAAGGGATTCTGAGTATATGGGAGACTGCAGATATCATTAAGGTTCCTCTCCTATCAATAGGGCCGAATGTATATTCTTTAGCAATAGACTTTTTCTTGTTCCCTTTTTCAAGAGTACAGATTACAAGGGAATGGAAAAAAACAGACAACAATACCATCTCTAACAACCAATCTGATAATTATTCAGATAAGTGAAGACGAGATTTCTTTTCTTACAAAAGGTGAGGACCCATATGATGATGCTGTCGTTCATAAACTATTCCATCCAAACCTCAAGCTACTCCTAGTTACCAAAGGTGCAGAGGGGGTTGCAGATATTATACCAAGGTAAGCCTTCCAAAGATGCTACTTTCTGAAAATCATTTCAACTCTTgctaatatttgttttatggtCACCATTTGGTGTATCTTCAAAGGTATGGAAGTAATACGTGCCAATTAAGTAGTTGTTGCATAAACTGTACTCTCATATTCCTATCAGATTAAGAATTGAAACAAGTTATTTCTACTTTCTAGAACAGCAAATGTGTATGTCTCTCTCTGGTGCCACTTGAGCTAAGGTTCCTAGGAAATTtgggtttctttctttctttctttcttttaagtgCACTGTTGTTGAAAGACAACAACAACATTAGCTTTTTTCCACTATATGGGGGtggctacatggatcacacTACTCCTTTGACTCGGTTAAAAATCAGACTTCTAGAGATACTATTTATGATGAGACCTTCTTAACAACTTCCCCTAATGTCCTTCTAAGTCTCCCTCTCCCCTTTTTCACTAAACTACAACATCTAATCTCTATAGGGCTAATGATGAAAGAGATATGAAATAATCAAACTTCTATAGGTGTCAAAGGCTAATGTCCTTGTTGCAATTCTTGCATACATTAGTTGGTACTGAAAATCATGGAAAACAATATCATGGATATTTGTTTATTAGTTGATCCACCGTGATTAACATCCATATCTTCTGGAATTTGATTacaaaaaacaactaaaaagaaGACCTGGAAAAGTTATTAGTTCTAAATTCTAATAACATTTGGTGCTAGTTATAGTGTACTAATGTATTATTGATAATAACTATGGAGCCTGTCCTACTATTTCTTTGCAGGAGTTCTGTGGTAGGGTCAAGGGATTGAAGGTGGATGCTGTTGACACCACTGGTGCTGGTGATGCATTTGTGGCTGGAATACTATCACAATTAGCTGTGGATCTTTCAATACTTCAGGTGAGCAAAATGTATATTAACCATCCCAAAAGTTTACACCACACAACAGCTGAAACTCATGTTGTACGAAACATCTATTATTGCTTgaattattaaaacaaaactCAATCTCTTGAGtcttaattatgcaattttattcCCATCACCCGATGTAATACAGACAAGAATTGAAAAGTAGCTTGATTAAAATAATATCCCTGCACATGGCCACCCACATCTGAGGTTAAGTcttatgaatttaattgaaataagcTAATGATATAAAAACTTCTTACACTGTCATTCAATTATAGATTGTCATATATGGTGAAATTGAcgatttttatgatttatgattgCAGAAAGAGGATGAGTTGAGAGATTCTCTCAAGTTTGCTAATGTCTGTGGTGCATTGACTGTGACCGAGAGAGGTGCAATACCAGCTTTGCCCACCAAGGAAGCTGTTCTGAATGCTATGCTTAAGCCCGTATCCTAACTTTACCAGCATACTCTTTGTAATTATGTGCATCAGTGaagatcaatttttttgtttggagggaagtatttaaattcttaggaaCTTGTGAGCTAGTGCAATAAATAAGAACTGATCGTTTCAATAATTTGGCAAATGCTGAGTTCAAGCAAAATTCTACCAATCCAACATTGGGTAATGGAGAATCGTTCTCCATGCATCAATTTATACTACTACTTGTGACTTACTTAGGATAATCTGAACAAGCACTTGGGAGGACCAAACCGAGCCCAAGGaaacaaaattaagataatCTGTATTGAGAAAGCTCATATCTGTACCTAATGGGATCCTGTAAAAGAAAATTTGGGGGAGAATCCCACCAAGAAATGCCTATGTTTTGAGCACCAAAAGAGGTAAGTTTGTCCACGCAACCATTGCCTTTCCTAAAAATGTGAGATATCCTAAAGTTGCATGAATTAACTAACTTTATACAATTCATCCAACGGGTAAATGTATACCAACGCAAAGAGCTTGGGTTATGGTGGCATATTGAACTTGTGACCAACTTAGCAAAATCTTTTCAACCAATCTATCATGAAATAATTGTTATATCTAGAATCAATACTCGTGATATTATCTAATTGACGTATTGAACTATTACGGAGTAATTGCTATGTCCAATTTGTaagtattcataattttttttaggtgtaaatatgttttttttctttcttgtaagttagttttttttttttaagtttatttttctaatttcagTTCCTATAAGTTTgtatcttttcaattttttttcctgtaaGATATTTTACTTGATTTAGTCAATGTAGGTTTATGTTTTTTCCAACTTTGGTCCTTGTAAGTGCAAACTTATGTGgtttgtaaatgaaaaaatttaaagtctttgagaccaaaaataaaaaaatgttaattatagagaccaaaaacatatttaagttttttttattcaagttaaatataaaaataaaaaaggaaaagtatatttaacagaaaatatttaaaattacaaaagagATGTACACAATTTAgtagattaaataatatttattaaattgataaatataaaataagaatattttgttttgttagttataaaaaagagagataagAGAAAGGATTTagagataaaatgaaaaatagatttaattgtgactttaatttatgtaaatataattaaattttattttggtctttaaaaaattgttaattttgatattaatatttttttctagaaatatttttcatttcttaataATAATGTGACATGGATCTAACTATACAATAGTAATTATTCTGAGGAGACATAAGgcaacatatataaatatatgtcaCCTTATCAGTAAGTAGTGGCAAGGATTATTTTggaaagtttaaaatttataaagacaaaaactaatcacaatattttaaaaaaaattaaaaaatatctttccctaaacaataataaagtagaaaaaaaaaaagacatgcaACGCAAGAAGCATTCAAGAAAAGACTTCGTAACAAAATTGTCTTTCTTTTAGGAGTGAGAACTTTCATCAACATTTTTGACTCTATATTTGTCTAAACTTAGTTACCTGTGTTGGGCTCTTGTGCGATTGATTTTCACGCCAATGGATTTTTGGTTATGAGTAGTACAGATAACCAAAAATCCATTTTGTACTCTGGCAAATGACTTTATtgagggtgttgctaggtgcacccagcattattgctggtgcatccAGCACTTAAggtgaaataacaaaaatatttttgatccgtaagtcatttaagttgatccgtaaaagccttacggatcaacttgatccgtaagttttttatggatcaagttgatccgtaagacttttatggatcaagttgatccgtattgtTCCGTAAAaggtttacggatcaagttgatccgtatcaaccttacggatcaacttgatcctaCGATTTATGGACCACCCTCACACACACCCATCACAAATGCGAAAAAAGCACCGGAGCAGTTttggtatttaaaaaaaatgttgggtgcaccaacaataatgctgggtgcacctaacaaCACCCCTTTATTAAATGGATATCATATTTGCTTTTGACATGGGTCTTGTTTATCCAAGTATCGTTACGTTATTAAAATAATCGAattcattaaaatgatatattacttttatttctttttacatGTCCTTTAAGATTAGTAGCGGAAATACAGAGATTATCGTGTCTTTGtgtatgtatttattttgtgttatattatttttatatttattattttttaattgatgtatatattaattttaattcaatatatttttcgaATACAtgttaatttatatatgaattttcttatttttcatacTATCTTTTGTGTATTGTGCCTAGTCTATCATATTttagtagtattaaaaaaatatctaagttTAATAACTAATGAAATAgagaattactttaaaaaaatacaaaatcagcCATGTGTAtccatattttttcattaaaattgaaatattttatcttattattgggttatagtataaaaaatgtaattattatataaatagatataaaaaagttataaatattagATAAGTTACTCTTCTTGTTCCTTAATTTGTTTATTAGgttcaatttgatcctttatttttaatagttttaattaGATCTCTTATTTTGTAAGATAAACTAGacttgatttctttatttttaaaaggttcaatttgatctcttgttgtgtaaaatgaattaaatttggtctcattttattctattagcttcaaacattttttctaaaaaaaatacagccaaatttggtttaaattataattaaattgaattaattttttaaaaaataagaaacttaattaaaacttttaacaataaaagaccaaactaaatatattttaaaaaattatgacctattaaaacttttagaaataaagtaaagaaattgaACCTACAGTAAACCAATTCCAACCATAACTTAGAGAAAGATCCCGAACCTCCATTCCATTAATTTCCCAAACATTTTCAACCATAGATAAGTATAGTAAAAGAGTTGTGCACTATGACCAAGTCTCATTATGGTTGTGCAAAAAGGGACACAACACCCCGATATTAAAGGGTGTCCTTACATCATGGGCACCCTCCCTCTTTAAGAACCTTTGACCAATCTCCAATTTCAGTGCAACTCCAAACTAAACTAACTAGAAGAAACTCTTTCGTTGTCATACACACTATCAATTCACCACACAATGGCTGAAGATCCTCAAGACGTAGCCGATAGGGAGCGAATTTTCAAGCGTTTTGACGCCAATGGCGATGGCCAAATCTCTTCAGCTGAGCTTGGAGAAGCACTCAAGGCCCTTGGATCAGTCACAGCAGAAGAGGTGAAAAGGATGATGGAAGAGATTGACACTGATGGAGATGGCTACATTTCATATCAAGAGTTCACAGAATTCGCCAAAGCCAACCGTGGCCTAGTCAAAGATGT
Proteins encoded in this window:
- the LOC114383307 gene encoding probable calcium-binding protein CML18; this encodes MDDEVQQIFNKFDKNGDGKISMAELKDMLSALGSKTTDEELKRMIEELDQNGDGFIDLKEFADFHCNGGAGKDDSKELRDAFDLYDVDKNGLISAKELHHVLRNLGEKCSLSDCRRMISNVDGDGDGNVNFEEFKKMMTRS
- the LOC114383350 gene encoding polcalcin Nic t 1; translated protein: MAEDPQDVADRERIFKRFDANGDGQISSAELGEALKALGSVTAEEVKRMMEEIDTDGDGYISYQEFTEFAKANRGLVKDVAKIF